The following are encoded in a window of Salvelinus fontinalis isolate EN_2023a chromosome 40, ASM2944872v1, whole genome shotgun sequence genomic DNA:
- the LOC129839802 gene encoding basement membrane-specific heparan sulfate proteoglycan core protein-like translates to MDSSTTALFLCSLLWTVCAQAPVVSVEPRSAGVRQGESVSFRCRVVSGSQPVHLEWKRTNNHPLADNVKIGPDGSVLTVANTRNGNQGQYRCVATNSAGRSTMMALLTIKHSPKVRVTPAGPLRVRLGEPVALECHATGRPRPSVTWQRHGTQLVTTKTEDTSTLKVAAVSSEDAGVYVCQAQNTEGVAEVKVEVIVEGGQGAANAPKAPKATVSMAEVTAVEGHTVTMQCQATGSPLPVVSWSKLRAPLPWQHTVEGGVLTLTSVGRQDSGQYICNATNTHGYSQAYTQLEVDSPPYTTSLPDQVRLRPGDTLRLQCLAHGSHPITFRWTRVGRTGMPAGAETIKDGQLLIGQVKLNDSGTYKCVATNHVGSSEALAKVTVKA, encoded by the exons ATGGATTCATCCACAACAGCACtgttcctctgttctctcctctggaCAG TATGTGCCCAGGCCCCAGTAGTGTCAGTTGAGCCCAGGTCAGCAGGGGTCCGGCAGGGGGAGTCGGTCAGTTTCCGCTGCCGGGTGGTCAGTGGGTCACAGCCCGTCCATTTGGAGTGGAAGAGAACCAACAACCATCCACTGGCAG ATAACGTGAAGATTGGCCCGGATGGTTCCGTGCTCACCGTCGCTAACACCAGGAACGGTAACCAGGGGCAGTACCGTTGCGTGGCAACTAACTCTGCGGGCCGAAGCACCATGATGGCCTTACTGACCATCAAAC ATTCCCCTAAGGTGCGGGTGACCCCGGCAGGGCCCCTGCGAGTCCGGCTTGGTGAACCTGTAGCTCTGGAATGCCACGCCACAGGTAGGCCACGCCCCTCCGTTACCTGGCAACGCCACGGAACACAGCTGGTAACCACAAAGACCGAGGACACCAGTACACTGAAG GTGGCAGCAGTGAGCTCTGAGGACGCTGGAGTGTACGTGTGTcaggcccagaacactgaggggGTCGCCGAGGTCAAGGTGGAGGTCATCGTTGAGGGCGGCCAGGGCGCTGCCAACGCACCCAAGGCACCCAAGGCGACGGTATCCATGGCAGAGGTGACAGCTGTAGAGGGTCACACGGTCACCATGCAGTGTCAGGCCACAG gttctccccttcctgttgtctcctggtctaaaCTGCGAGCCCCGTTACCATGGCAGCACACTGTGGAGGGTGGAGTTCTGACTCTGACCAGCGTGGGGCGCCAGGATTCAGGACAGTACATCTGTAACGCCACCAATACACACGGATACAGCCAGGCATACACACAGCTAGAGGTGGACT cCCCTCCCTACACCACCAGTCTACCAGACCAGGTGAGACTCCGCCCCGGTGACACCCTCCGTCTCCAGTGCCTCGCCCACGGCTCTCACCCAATCACATTCCGTTGGACACGGGTGGGCCGGACCGGCATGCCCGCAGGGGCGGAGACCATTAAGGATGGCCAGCTGCTGATTGGCCAGGTGAAGTTGAATGACAGCGGGACCTACAAATGCGTGGCGACCAACCACGTTGGTTCCAGCGAGGCTCTGGCGAAGGTCACAGTGAAAG CCTAA